One window from the genome of Candidatus Binataceae bacterium encodes:
- a CDS encoding DUF2231 domain-containing protein, which produces MQSLLATIQQWHIHPVIDHFTVAIFVLAVVADLVASLFSNRLWLRYAALALMIVAAGAAWGSSVTGGWEADKVWKAVKAADGPAFDVLKRHAWLGDDIIPWVITALAVWRIGVQVLGFIASSRPLYLIVSVAALILVSYQGYLGGALVYDYGVGTATFAGASQPTPAASETPSGPATPIPTVYVPAAGATPAAGASATAPAATPAESGSAGAATPSASPSTPAAALPSAAPSPAAAPSASATAGGSTSKADDLKASSTAPGAAPGTTIRPPDPHPGATSL; this is translated from the coding sequence ATGCAAAGCCTGCTCGCCACTATTCAGCAGTGGCACATCCATCCGGTAATCGACCATTTCACGGTCGCGATCTTCGTGCTCGCGGTCGTCGCCGACCTTGTCGCCAGCCTGTTCTCGAACCGGCTGTGGCTGCGCTACGCGGCGCTCGCGCTGATGATCGTGGCGGCGGGAGCGGCATGGGGCTCCAGCGTGACCGGCGGATGGGAAGCCGACAAGGTATGGAAGGCGGTCAAAGCCGCCGACGGTCCCGCCTTCGATGTCCTCAAGCGCCACGCCTGGCTCGGTGACGACATCATTCCATGGGTCATCACGGCGCTCGCCGTATGGCGGATCGGCGTGCAGGTGCTCGGCTTCATCGCGAGCTCGCGTCCGCTCTATCTAATCGTCTCGGTCGCCGCACTTATCCTTGTTTCGTACCAGGGTTATCTCGGCGGCGCGCTGGTCTACGACTACGGCGTCGGCACCGCCACCTTCGCCGGCGCGTCCCAGCCGACGCCAGCGGCAAGCGAAACGCCGAGTGGGCCTGCCACGCCGATTCCGACAGTGTACGTTCCGGCCGCAGGCGCCACGCCCGCGGCTGGCGCTTCGGCTACCGCGCCCGCCGCGACTCCTGCGGAGAGCGGCAGTGCCGGCGCGGCCACTCCGTCGGCGTCCCCGTCGACCCCCGCTGCCGCGCTACCCTCTGCTGCGCCAAGCCCGGCGGCAGCTCCAAGCGCTTCCGCGACCGCAGGCGGTTCCACTTCAAAGGCGGACGATCTGAAGGCGTCGAGCACCGCGCCCGGGGCCGCGCCTGGCACCACGATACGTCCGCCCGACCCGCATCCAGGCGCGACCAGTTTGTAG